A genomic stretch from Lysobacter ciconiae includes:
- a CDS encoding amidase, protein MSRIDAALLGEDMTSQLARLERGELSCRDLLEQQLAAIDASQPVLNSYLAVDAESARRAADASDARRRAGTARALEGVPVAIKDNIDAAGLITTAGMATRRDNAPADADSPAVARLREAGTVIVGKLNMHEAALGADNNNPHFGACHNPHRPGFTPGGSSGGSGAAVAAGLCSAALGTDSMGSVRIPASYCGVVGLKPSRGAISTRGTVALSHRLDHIGPLARSARDLHLLLPVLAGFDPASAQSRAIHFAPAAAGPLRLGVVDFGDTVEWDPGIAEAFEGGLQTLLGLGHQRVDLPAPDVSPGHSRRAGLLVCEAEMLIEHADDWEQQRERFSPLLQKLMAYAERKSASDLVDAIRVLDRAQVQLQQWLAKCDVLVMPTTPQRAFSFDTDTPANQADLTGYANFAGNPALSVPLSVGAGELPLGLQLVGDIGDEWSLIALAEAFQQAIGWQPSLPQACNDWWPR, encoded by the coding sequence ATGAGCCGCATCGACGCCGCCCTGCTGGGCGAGGACATGACATCGCAGCTGGCCCGGCTGGAGCGCGGCGAGCTCAGCTGCCGCGACCTGCTGGAGCAGCAGCTGGCGGCGATCGATGCCAGCCAGCCCGTGCTCAACAGCTACCTGGCGGTGGACGCGGAGAGCGCCCGTCGCGCCGCGGACGCGTCCGATGCGCGCCGCAGGGCCGGCACAGCGCGCGCACTGGAAGGCGTGCCGGTGGCGATCAAGGACAACATCGACGCGGCCGGGTTGATTACCACCGCCGGCATGGCGACCCGCCGCGACAACGCCCCGGCCGACGCCGACAGTCCGGCCGTAGCGCGCCTGCGCGAGGCCGGCACGGTCATCGTTGGCAAGCTCAACATGCACGAGGCGGCACTGGGTGCGGACAACAACAACCCGCACTTCGGCGCCTGCCACAACCCGCACCGTCCCGGCTTCACCCCGGGCGGTTCCAGCGGCGGCAGCGGCGCGGCGGTCGCGGCCGGGCTGTGCAGCGCGGCGCTCGGAACCGACAGCATGGGCTCGGTGCGCATCCCGGCCAGCTACTGCGGCGTGGTCGGTCTCAAACCCAGCCGGGGCGCGATCAGCACACGCGGCACGGTGGCGCTCAGCCATCGGCTCGACCACATCGGGCCGCTGGCGCGTTCGGCGCGCGACCTGCATTTGCTGCTGCCGGTGCTGGCCGGCTTCGATCCGGCCAGTGCACAGTCGCGCGCGATCCACTTTGCGCCCGCGGCGGCCGGTCCGCTGCGGCTGGGGGTGGTGGATTTCGGCGACACCGTGGAGTGGGATCCCGGCATTGCCGAGGCTTTCGAGGGCGGACTGCAGACGCTGCTCGGTCTGGGCCACCAGCGGGTGGACCTGCCTGCGCCCGACGTCTCGCCCGGCCATTCGCGCCGTGCCGGCCTGCTGGTGTGCGAGGCGGAAATGCTGATCGAGCACGCCGACGATTGGGAGCAGCAACGCGAGCGGTTCTCGCCGCTGCTACAGAAGTTGATGGCCTACGCCGAGCGCAAGTCGGCCAGTGATCTGGTCGACGCAATCCGCGTGCTCGACCGGGCCCAGGTGCAGCTGCAGCAGTGGCTGGCGAAGTGCGACGTGCTGGTGATGCCGACCACGCCGCAGCGCGCTTTCAGCTTCGATACCGACACGCCAGCCAACCAGGCCGACCTCACCGGCTACGCCAACTTCGCCGGCAACCCCGCGCTGTCGGTGCCGCTGTCGGTGGGCGCGGGCGAACTGCCGTTGGGCCTGCAGCTGGTCGGCGACATTGGCGACGAGTGGTCCCTGATCGCACTGGCCGAAGCGTTCCAGCAGGCCATCGGCTGGCAACCCTCGCTCCCCCAAGCCTGCAACGACTGGTGGCCGCGATGA
- a CDS encoding phenylacetate--CoA ligase family protein, whose amino-acid sequence MTTHATYFESFDVNKLLAEYPLDQAFTDRFSRISRDELFAEQDARFRRCVARAWQIPFYRRLWGDAGLEPGDITGLVDITKLPVYGKHEIMASVEAKPPLGDFHGWRDGTAAGDTPLVFHTTSGTTGRPQPLLFSPHSREVQNLLLARLYRWQGMQAGDVVHSVYGHGMINGGHYIREAVNHFTQALFCSAGTGIEMRSVQQVNLMRDMGATVIVGFADYIKKLADVAREQGVEPGRDIPIRMISGHLGRESRESLSKAWGGAQLYDWYGVGDTGAIAGQGPDQDGLYLMEDAQYVEVLGVDDGKPVADGETGDMVVTCLYKDDIYPIIRFNTHDVTRVLTTPSSLGINLRRIEGFLGRSDNMVKVRGINVFPQAMAPILEEHAGFAGEFICVTTRDAAGRDDLAVHIEVKGETTDAQLAAAFAALLRMRLGVDVSVVLAEPGALAPLTGMETRQKPIRLIDKRFE is encoded by the coding sequence ATGACCACCCACGCGACCTATTTCGAATCCTTCGACGTCAACAAACTGCTGGCCGAGTACCCGCTGGACCAGGCCTTCACCGATCGCTTCAGCCGCATCAGCCGCGACGAGCTGTTCGCCGAGCAGGACGCGCGCTTCCGGCGCTGCGTCGCGCGCGCCTGGCAGATCCCGTTCTATCGGCGCCTGTGGGGCGATGCGGGCCTGGAGCCCGGCGACATCACCGGCCTGGTCGACATCACCAAACTGCCGGTCTATGGCAAGCACGAGATCATGGCCTCGGTGGAAGCCAAGCCGCCGCTGGGCGATTTCCACGGCTGGCGCGACGGCACCGCCGCCGGCGACACGCCGCTGGTGTTCCACACCACCAGTGGCACCACCGGCCGGCCGCAGCCGCTGCTGTTCAGCCCGCACAGCCGCGAGGTGCAGAACCTGCTGCTGGCGCGCCTGTATCGCTGGCAGGGCATGCAGGCCGGCGACGTCGTCCATTCGGTCTACGGCCACGGCATGATCAACGGCGGCCACTACATCCGCGAGGCCGTGAACCACTTCACCCAGGCGCTGTTCTGCTCGGCCGGCACCGGCATCGAGATGCGCTCGGTGCAGCAGGTCAACCTGATGCGCGACATGGGCGCGACCGTGATCGTCGGCTTTGCCGACTACATCAAGAAGCTGGCCGACGTCGCCCGCGAGCAGGGCGTGGAGCCGGGCAGGGACATCCCGATCCGGATGATCTCCGGCCACCTGGGCCGCGAGTCGCGCGAGTCGCTGTCCAAGGCCTGGGGTGGGGCGCAGCTGTATGACTGGTACGGCGTGGGCGACACCGGCGCGATTGCCGGCCAGGGTCCGGACCAGGACGGCCTGTACCTGATGGAGGACGCCCAGTACGTCGAGGTCCTCGGCGTGGACGACGGCAAGCCGGTCGCCGACGGCGAGACCGGCGACATGGTCGTGACCTGCCTGTACAAGGACGACATCTACCCGATCATCCGCTTCAACACCCACGACGTGACCCGGGTGCTGACCACGCCGTCCTCGCTGGGCATCAACCTGCGCCGGATCGAGGGCTTCCTTGGCCGCAGCGACAACATGGTCAAGGTGCGCGGCATCAACGTGTTCCCGCAGGCGATGGCGCCGATCCTCGAGGAACACGCCGGGTTTGCCGGTGAATTCATCTGCGTGACCACCCGCGATGCCGCCGGCCGCGACGACCTGGCCGTGCACATCGAGGTCAAGGGCGAGACGACCGACGCCCAGCTCGCCGCCGCGTTTGCCGCCCTGCTGCGCATGCGCCTGGGCGTGGATGTCAGCGTCGTGCTGGCCGAGCCGGGCGCGCTGGCGCCGCTGACCGGCATGGAAACGCGGCAGAAGCCCATCCGCCTGATCGACAAGCGCTTCGAGTAA
- a CDS encoding MmgE/PrpD family protein produces MPRLTEALVAHAADLRYGDLSPKAVAAVKTFIMDGVSVGIAGSGPQVPLNQTVRDAAQTLGSGSGNDARVWVTGERLHASSAAMVNGFQIHNQEFDCVHMPAVVHPMAVVLSSLVTAAEQRGGVDGKRLIAAVAIAVDVATLIGISGRSPMRFFRPAMCGALGAVAGIAHLHQADEATLHRALGLTYSHLSGTMQAHVEGSPTLALQIAFNARAAITAWTLANHGFPAPHDWLEGPFGYLPLIEGAFDTRPALAALAAGDAQIEQVSHKVFPTGGAAHACLDMLRELGEREGLRIGDVERIVLRAPPLVRRLVSRPYKTGMETSYARLCLPYLTGTMLIEGRVGLDAYSGEALADPVRAQFAERLHVEPNDCDDPNALVPQSLVVTTTDGREVHNHRNAALGSPERPLDRAKQLEKFHHCLDHAARPFDPKRRADLLTVLDRLEALDDVRRLVDLLIVEAP; encoded by the coding sequence ATGCCGCGCTTGACCGAGGCGCTGGTCGCCCACGCGGCCGACCTGCGCTATGGGGACCTCTCGCCCAAAGCCGTCGCCGCGGTCAAGACCTTCATCATGGATGGCGTATCGGTCGGCATCGCCGGCTCCGGCCCGCAGGTGCCGCTCAACCAGACCGTGCGCGACGCCGCCCAGACCCTGGGCAGTGGCAGCGGCAACGACGCCCGCGTCTGGGTCACCGGCGAACGCCTGCACGCGTCCAGCGCGGCGATGGTCAACGGCTTCCAGATCCACAACCAGGAGTTCGACTGCGTGCACATGCCCGCGGTCGTGCATCCGATGGCGGTGGTGCTCTCCAGCTTGGTGACCGCGGCCGAGCAGCGCGGCGGCGTGGACGGCAAGCGCCTGATCGCCGCGGTCGCCATCGCGGTCGACGTGGCGACCCTGATCGGCATCAGCGGGCGGTCGCCGATGCGTTTCTTCCGCCCGGCGATGTGCGGGGCACTGGGCGCGGTCGCCGGCATCGCCCACCTGCACCAGGCCGACGAGGCGACCCTGCATCGCGCCCTCGGGCTCACCTACAGTCACCTGTCGGGCACGATGCAGGCGCACGTGGAAGGATCGCCGACCCTGGCCCTGCAGATCGCCTTCAACGCCCGTGCGGCAATCACCGCCTGGACGCTCGCCAACCACGGCTTCCCGGCCCCGCACGACTGGCTGGAAGGGCCGTTCGGCTACCTGCCGCTGATCGAGGGCGCGTTCGACACCCGTCCGGCGCTGGCCGCGCTCGCCGCCGGCGACGCGCAGATCGAGCAGGTCAGCCACAAGGTGTTCCCCACCGGCGGCGCCGCGCATGCGTGCCTGGACATGCTGCGCGAGCTGGGTGAGCGCGAGGGGCTGCGCATCGGCGACGTCGAGCGCATCGTCCTGCGCGCGCCGCCGCTGGTACGCCGGCTGGTGTCGCGGCCCTACAAGACCGGCATGGAAACCAGCTACGCCCGCCTGTGCCTGCCCTACCTGACCGGCACGATGCTGATCGAGGGTCGGGTGGGGCTGGATGCGTATTCGGGCGAAGCCCTCGCCGACCCTGTGCGCGCGCAGTTTGCCGAGCGCCTGCACGTCGAGCCCAACGACTGCGACGACCCCAACGCGCTGGTGCCGCAGAGTCTGGTGGTCACCACCACCGACGGGCGCGAGGTGCACAACCACCGCAATGCGGCACTCGGCTCGCCCGAGCGCCCGCTGGACCGCGCCAAGCAGCTCGAGAAATTCCACCATTGCCTGGACCACGCGGCCCGGCCCTTCGATCCGAAGCGCCGCGCGGACCTGCTCACCGTTCTCGACCGGCTGGAGGCGCTCGATGATGTGCGTCGCCTGGTCGACCTACTGATTGTTGAGGCCCCATGA
- a CDS encoding MmgE/PrpD family protein, with protein sequence MTARAPSLTEALAVQLLRPVDAAARQRAAALVADWLGCALGALRSPLADQLTALVATLPGGDATALGASRRDPMSALLINAALGNVLEMDDVHRGAILHAGPVVIPVALAAAESADATPQQFLDAVVRGYEATIRIGRALGRGHYRYWHPTSTAGAFGAATAAASILGLDADALADTLGTAGSRTGGLWQMRHEPVPTKSIHNAEAARSGLLAAQLAAAGLRGPRRILEGEQGLFAATAPDAQPDLVLAHAPDWLIHTTSLKPWPACRHAHPAIDAMRDALRQAGGLPVEAFVSIHVTTYAEALRFCDRPEPTTELEAKFSLQHAVAAIACLGRSELAHYLPATIDDPVVAAMRERVIVSEDEAASARFPDHYGASVTVALADGRRLHAARVDAWGDPECPMPEAAIASKALALAAWGGVSKPAATRLFDAVRELPTALSLQPLQAALAGLDA encoded by the coding sequence ATGACAGCGCGGGCCCCGAGCCTGACCGAAGCCCTGGCCGTGCAGCTGCTGCGCCCGGTGGATGCCGCGGCGCGCCAGCGTGCCGCCGCGCTGGTGGCCGACTGGCTCGGCTGCGCGCTGGGCGCCTTGCGCTCGCCGCTGGCGGATCAGCTGACCGCGCTGGTGGCCACGCTGCCGGGCGGCGACGCGACCGCGCTCGGCGCCAGCCGACGCGACCCAATGTCCGCCCTGCTGATCAACGCGGCGCTGGGCAACGTGCTGGAGATGGATGACGTTCACCGCGGCGCGATCCTGCACGCCGGTCCGGTGGTGATCCCGGTCGCGCTGGCCGCGGCGGAAAGCGCCGACGCCACGCCGCAACAATTCCTGGATGCGGTGGTGCGCGGCTACGAGGCGACCATCCGCATCGGCCGCGCGCTGGGGCGAGGGCATTACCGCTACTGGCACCCGACTTCGACCGCCGGTGCGTTTGGCGCCGCGACCGCCGCCGCTTCCATCCTTGGCCTGGACGCCGATGCACTGGCCGATACGCTCGGTACCGCCGGCAGCCGCACCGGCGGCCTGTGGCAGATGCGTCACGAGCCCGTCCCGACCAAGTCGATCCACAACGCCGAAGCCGCGCGCAGCGGTTTGCTGGCGGCGCAACTGGCCGCTGCCGGTCTGCGTGGCCCGCGCCGGATCCTCGAGGGCGAGCAGGGACTGTTTGCCGCCACCGCGCCCGACGCCCAACCGGATCTGGTGCTCGCCCACGCGCCCGACTGGCTCATCCACACCACCAGCCTGAAACCGTGGCCGGCCTGCCGCCACGCGCATCCGGCGATCGACGCGATGCGCGACGCCCTGCGCCAGGCGGGCGGGCTGCCGGTGGAGGCTTTTGTCAGCATCCACGTGACCACCTATGCCGAGGCGCTGCGCTTCTGCGACCGGCCCGAGCCCACCACCGAGCTGGAAGCCAAATTCAGCCTGCAGCATGCCGTTGCTGCGATTGCCTGCCTGGGACGGTCCGAGCTGGCGCATTACCTGCCTGCGACCATCGATGATCCGGTCGTGGCCGCCATGCGCGAGCGCGTCATCGTGAGCGAGGACGAGGCGGCCAGCGCCCGCTTCCCGGACCACTACGGAGCGTCCGTGACCGTGGCGCTGGCTGACGGCCGGCGCCTGCACGCGGCCCGCGTGGATGCTTGGGGCGACCCGGAATGCCCGATGCCCGAGGCCGCGATCGCGTCCAAGGCGCTGGCCTTGGCCGCGTGGGGCGGCGTGTCCAAACCGGCTGCAACCCGCCTGTTCGATGCCGTCCGTGAGTTGCCGACGGCGCTATCGCTGCAACCGCTGCAGGCCGCGCTGGCCGGGCTGGACGCATGA
- a CDS encoding acetyl-CoA hydrolase/transferase family protein, giving the protein MPAQLDASSFLDHFRPGAEIYTPGCAGHSLLFESWLRQAPERCDGVRFTGVHIPTVNRFDFASLHPGARQRTIFLSAELRESWLAGRVDYLPMSYSATWQWLSQEAQLDVALVQVAPPDDNGQCSLGVAADFTPAAWPRAAKVLAHVNPRMPRTHGPSIPWSRIHAAIEHDGPLLEAPDPAPDPAMEAVAAQVATLVPDRATLQLGLGRLQSAVLRALRGRRDLRIHSGMVSDGLLGLIDDGALAPAPDAVVAGVALGSQALYDAVAGRVQFREVGHTHDHGVLRAIARLTAINSALSVDLLGQVNGDCLGGRQLSGIGGLPDFLRGARQAPEGRGIIALPAATPKGQTRIVPMLPAGPVSVARIDADCVVTEHGVADLRHLGVHERARALIAIADPVHRESLERDWHEITQRL; this is encoded by the coding sequence GTGCCTGCCCAGCTCGACGCCAGTTCCTTCCTCGATCATTTCCGCCCCGGCGCGGAGATCTACACGCCCGGCTGCGCTGGTCACTCGCTGCTGTTCGAGTCGTGGCTGCGGCAGGCGCCGGAGCGCTGCGACGGGGTCCGCTTCACCGGCGTGCACATCCCCACGGTCAACCGATTCGACTTTGCAAGCCTGCACCCGGGCGCGCGGCAACGCACCATCTTTCTCAGCGCCGAGCTGCGCGAGTCGTGGCTGGCCGGTCGGGTCGACTACCTGCCGATGAGCTACTCGGCCACCTGGCAGTGGCTGAGCCAAGAGGCGCAGTTGGACGTCGCCCTGGTGCAGGTCGCACCGCCCGATGACAACGGCCAGTGCTCGCTGGGCGTGGCTGCCGACTTCACCCCTGCGGCCTGGCCGCGGGCGGCGAAGGTGCTGGCCCACGTCAATCCGCGCATGCCGCGCACCCACGGGCCGTCGATCCCCTGGTCGCGCATCCACGCCGCCATCGAGCACGACGGGCCGCTGCTGGAAGCACCGGACCCCGCACCGGACCCGGCCATGGAAGCGGTGGCGGCGCAGGTCGCCACGCTGGTGCCGGACCGTGCCACCCTGCAACTGGGCCTGGGCCGCCTGCAGTCGGCGGTGCTGCGCGCATTGCGCGGACGGCGCGACCTGCGGATCCACTCCGGGATGGTGTCCGACGGTCTGCTGGGGTTGATCGACGATGGCGCGCTGGCGCCGGCGCCGGATGCGGTCGTCGCGGGCGTGGCCCTGGGCAGCCAGGCGCTGTATGACGCCGTCGCCGGGCGGGTGCAGTTCCGCGAGGTCGGCCACACCCACGACCACGGTGTGCTGCGAGCGATCGCGCGGCTGACGGCAATCAACAGCGCCTTGTCGGTGGACCTGCTGGGCCAGGTCAACGGCGATTGCCTGGGCGGTCGCCAACTCAGTGGCATCGGCGGCTTGCCGGACTTCCTGCGCGGCGCGCGACAGGCACCCGAGGGCCGCGGCATCATCGCCCTGCCCGCCGCCACGCCGAAAGGGCAGACGCGAATTGTGCCAATGTTGCCGGCTGGCCCGGTCAGCGTGGCGCGGATCGACGCCGATTGCGTGGTCACCGAGCACGGCGTTGCCGACTTGCGACACCTGGGCGTGCACGAGCGGGCGCGCGCCCTCATCGCGATCGCCGACCCGGTCCATCGCGAATCGCTGGAGCGGGACTGGCATGAAATCACCCAAAGGCTTTGA
- a CDS encoding GntR family transcriptional regulator, with protein MTAKQRSKPRYAELGDLLQAGIERGDYPVGSLLPTELELCERHQVSRHTARAALSQLITAGLVQRRPGSGTRVIAQREAMRYEHGIDSLDLLMQYGNTTRLQVLETRSEKAAGEMTRALEIATGKPYLVLNGVRMEEPNREPIAVTEMFVPVRAGTPSAELLELSSSARTVAGFLDAARLSRVEQVFDAASLTPAEASLLGVESTEPAMRVRRHYRDAAGRLLMLAISKHPPGRFAYSMVLSRNRR; from the coding sequence ATGACCGCCAAGCAGCGCAGCAAACCCCGTTACGCCGAGTTGGGCGACCTGCTCCAGGCGGGCATCGAGCGTGGCGACTACCCGGTGGGCAGCCTGCTGCCGACAGAGCTGGAACTGTGCGAGCGCCACCAGGTCAGCCGCCACACCGCGCGCGCCGCCCTGTCCCAGTTGATCACCGCCGGGCTGGTCCAGCGCCGCCCGGGATCGGGCACCCGGGTGATCGCCCAGCGCGAGGCGATGCGCTACGAACACGGCATCGACAGCCTCGACCTGCTGATGCAGTACGGCAACACGACCCGACTGCAGGTGCTCGAGACCCGCTCGGAGAAAGCCGCCGGCGAGATGACCCGCGCGCTGGAGATCGCCACCGGCAAGCCCTACCTGGTCCTCAACGGCGTGCGCATGGAAGAGCCCAACCGCGAACCCATCGCGGTGACCGAGATGTTCGTGCCGGTGCGCGCGGGCACACCGAGCGCCGAGCTGCTCGAGCTGTCCAGCTCGGCGCGCACGGTCGCCGGCTTCCTGGATGCGGCGCGGCTGTCGCGGGTGGAGCAGGTATTCGATGCCGCATCCCTGACGCCGGCCGAGGCCAGCTTGCTGGGGGTGGAGAGCACCGAGCCGGCCATGCGCGTCCGCCGGCACTACCGTGACGCGGCCGGACGGCTGCTGATGCTGGCCATCAGCAAGCACCCACCCGGGCGCTTCGCCTACTCCATGGTGCTGTCGCGCAACCGACGCTGA
- a CDS encoding FAD-dependent oxidoreductase produces the protein MASLSSVSRWDQTHDIVIAGAGLAGMCAAIEAYDLNPELRILIIEKAPEAETGGNSRVAGQSLLISKNAEVLAEYQRKMSAANPIPEDMLVPWSEAMVALEPWIQARAEQAGAQYIHGTGFSERDAVLEFPEFGAREAVYCTATILPIPSGVYLAFRENVRLRPGIQIAYETPLRDLIQDPDTLEVFGVIAEVNGQRQAIRANRGVVMAVGGFEANMDMQRNYFGLAEAHPLGTPHNTGDGIKILQKAGADLWHLRNQGQSGGIWPGFRPPGFETAFLRTFFWQSFSWIEVDALSERFYNETAELQLTHYKEKKHGHWVDTPHHRAGPVHMIFDSVTCQYNKLVVEVMTWAPVVTGYQWSDDNSAEIAKGWIEQADTIEELAAKIGRDPAKLRATVDRYNAACAGKSDADFERNPDTLYPIEQGPFYAIKVDPVIVCTGGGARRNIHSEVLDHDLKPIPRLFEAGELGSMFSDLYQNGSYLTEAMISGRAAGKGLVALEDWVDAGGTHANEISAKEVPA, from the coding sequence ATGGCCAGTCTCTCTTCCGTGTCCCGCTGGGACCAGACCCACGACATCGTCATCGCCGGCGCCGGCCTGGCAGGCATGTGCGCCGCCATCGAGGCCTATGACCTCAATCCCGAGCTGCGCATCCTGATCATCGAGAAGGCGCCCGAGGCCGAGACCGGCGGCAACAGCCGCGTGGCCGGCCAGTCGCTGCTGATTTCGAAGAATGCCGAGGTGCTGGCCGAGTACCAGCGCAAGATGAGCGCGGCCAACCCGATCCCCGAGGACATGCTGGTGCCGTGGTCGGAGGCGATGGTGGCGCTGGAGCCGTGGATCCAGGCGCGCGCCGAGCAGGCAGGTGCCCAGTACATCCACGGCACCGGTTTCAGCGAGCGCGACGCGGTGCTGGAGTTTCCCGAGTTCGGTGCGCGCGAGGCGGTCTACTGCACCGCGACCATCCTGCCGATTCCCAGCGGCGTGTACCTGGCCTTCCGCGAGAACGTGCGCCTGCGCCCGGGCATCCAGATCGCCTACGAGACCCCGCTCAGGGACCTGATCCAGGATCCGGACACGCTGGAGGTCTTCGGCGTGATCGCCGAGGTCAACGGCCAGCGTCAGGCGATCCGCGCCAACCGCGGCGTGGTGATGGCCGTGGGCGGCTTCGAGGCCAACATGGACATGCAGCGCAACTACTTCGGCCTTGCCGAGGCGCATCCGCTGGGCACGCCACACAACACCGGCGACGGCATCAAGATCCTGCAGAAGGCCGGCGCCGACCTGTGGCACCTGCGCAACCAGGGGCAGTCCGGCGGGATCTGGCCGGGCTTCCGCCCGCCGGGTTTCGAGACCGCGTTCCTGCGCACCTTCTTCTGGCAGAGCTTCAGCTGGATCGAGGTCGATGCGCTCAGCGAGCGCTTCTACAACGAGACCGCCGAGCTGCAGCTGACCCATTACAAGGAGAAGAAGCACGGGCATTGGGTGGACACCCCGCACCACCGGGCCGGACCGGTGCACATGATCTTTGATTCCGTCACCTGCCAGTACAACAAGCTGGTGGTCGAAGTGATGACCTGGGCGCCGGTGGTCACCGGCTACCAGTGGAGCGACGACAACAGCGCGGAGATCGCAAAGGGCTGGATCGAACAGGCCGACACGATCGAGGAGTTGGCGGCGAAGATCGGCCGCGACCCGGCCAAGCTGCGGGCGACGGTGGACCGTTACAACGCCGCCTGCGCGGGCAAGAGCGACGCGGACTTCGAGCGCAACCCCGACACCCTGTACCCGATCGAGCAGGGCCCGTTCTACGCGATCAAGGTCGATCCGGTGATCGTCTGCACCGGCGGTGGCGCGCGGCGCAACATCCACTCCGAGGTGCTCGATCACGACCTCAAGCCGATCCCGCGCCTGTTTGAGGCCGGCGAACTGGGCTCGATGTTCTCCGACCTCTACCAGAACGGTTCCTACCTGACCGAGGCGATGATCTCCGGGCGCGCCGCCGGCAAGGGCCTGGTGGCGCTGGAAGACTGGGTGGACGCCGGCGGAACCCACGCGAACGAGATCAGCGCCAAGGAGGTCCCGGCATGA
- a CDS encoding LysR family transcriptional regulator, with protein sequence MNANQFEGTRQPMVVFAYPAGMDIRQLRYFLAVVEHGSFTRAAAMTGRTQQALSKGIAALEQQLGARLFERGSRGARPTAVGRLLLDHARTADDTLRTFEQRLQELQTGTEGEIRIGTGPTAAGSVVAPAVLALRAAWPRLGVRVTGGVLPELLPALLARELDVVIALDTMLQTDPRLHRDLLVNDEYRIMASASHPLAGRAGLTAADLLDHPWVMGRRLGEVQTQFRQRFTDAGLSPPAQSLESSSLDFVRTLVRDGAYLTLLPTRLVHVELASRQCTRLAVPGFSWERPLVVYTRLGEPQSDPQARLLQALRNAAEQAG encoded by the coding sequence ATGAATGCCAACCAATTCGAGGGCACGCGACAACCGATGGTTGTATTCGCCTACCCTGCGGGCATGGATATCCGTCAACTGCGCTACTTCCTCGCCGTGGTCGAGCACGGCAGCTTCACCCGCGCGGCCGCGATGACCGGGCGCACCCAGCAGGCGTTGAGCAAGGGCATCGCCGCACTGGAGCAGCAACTGGGCGCGCGCCTTTTCGAGCGCGGCTCGCGTGGGGCGCGACCGACCGCCGTCGGACGATTGCTGCTGGACCACGCGCGTACCGCCGACGACACCCTGCGCACCTTCGAGCAGCGGCTGCAGGAGTTGCAGACCGGCACCGAGGGCGAGATCCGTATCGGCACCGGTCCCACTGCCGCCGGCTCGGTCGTGGCGCCGGCGGTGCTGGCCTTGCGCGCGGCGTGGCCGCGGCTGGGCGTGCGCGTCACCGGCGGCGTCCTGCCGGAATTGCTGCCTGCCCTGCTGGCCCGGGAGCTGGATGTGGTGATCGCCCTGGACACGATGCTGCAGACCGACCCGCGCCTGCACCGCGACCTGCTGGTGAATGACGAGTACCGGATCATGGCCAGCGCGTCGCATCCTCTTGCCGGCCGCGCCGGGCTGACCGCGGCCGATCTGCTCGACCATCCGTGGGTCATGGGCCGTCGCCTGGGCGAGGTCCAGACCCAGTTCCGCCAGCGCTTCACCGATGCCGGACTGAGCCCCCCGGCGCAATCGCTGGAATCCTCATCGCTGGACTTCGTTCGTACCCTGGTGCGTGACGGCGCTTACCTCACCCTGCTGCCAACACGTCTGGTCCACGTCGAGCTGGCGTCGCGGCAATGTACGCGGCTGGCGGTGCCGGGCTTCTCCTGGGAACGTCCGCTGGTCGTCTACACCCGCCTGGGCGAGCCGCAGTCCGACCCGCAGGCCAGATTGCTGCAGGCGTTGCGGAACGCGGCGGAGCAAGCGGGTTAG